A single genomic interval of Balaenoptera musculus isolate JJ_BM4_2016_0621 chromosome 14, mBalMus1.pri.v3, whole genome shotgun sequence harbors:
- the LOC118880284 gene encoding 40S ribosomal protein S2-like, with the protein MADDAGAAGGPGGPGGPGGPGGPGMGGRGGFRGGFGSGVRGRGRGRGRGRGRGRGARGGKAEDKEWLPVTKLGRLVKDMKIKSLEEIYLFSLPIKESEIIDFFLGASLKDEVLKIMPVQKQTRAGQRTRFKAFVAIGDYNGHVGLGVKCSKEVATAIRGAIILAKLSIVPVR; encoded by the coding sequence ATGGCGGATGACGCCGGTGCTGCGGGAGGGCCTGGAGGCCCCGGAGGCCCCGGAGGCCCCGGGGGCCCTGGCATGGGAGGCCGTGGTGGCTTCCGCGGAGGCTTCGGCAGCGGCgtccggggccggggccggggccggggtcgCGGCCGGGGCCGAGGCCGCGGAGCTCGCGGAGGCAAGGCCGAGGACAAGGAGTGGCTCCCCGTCACCAAGCTGGGCCGCTTGGTCAAGGACATGAAGATCAAGTCCCTGGAGGAGATCTATCTCTTTTCTTTGCCCATCAAGGAATCTGAGATCATTGACTTTTTCTTGGGGGCATCTCTCAAGGACGAGGTTTTGAAGATTATGCCTGTGCAAAAGCAGACCCGTGCTGGCCAGCGGACCAGGTTCAAGGCGTTTGTCGCCATCGGGGATTACAACGGACATGTTGGTTTGGGTGTGAAGTGCTCTAAGGAGGTAGCCACTGCCATCCGTGGGGCCATCATTCTGGCCAAGCTCTCCATCGTCCCCGTGCGATGA